Proteins from a genomic interval of Chitinophagales bacterium:
- a CDS encoding IPTL-CTERM sorting domain-containing protein: MQKTYIKIYPNVASTPKKAEASSQQSADNLRQKLMQVAAFATPLVALAGMPMEYAQATIQPGTVPALATANGSNTSIGIDIDGDSNPEFFLTYYQSAALGSFVYFQGAGLRANKVMGTYSTLNIGLGTYFINAMSKLSSAITVNSSTILSSYGTFAARLFSSSPNIAPPALNGLPPSASDTGGQFFNQTGYTPMIIEMSSTGELHMAWVQVSVTDASSVQLLAFAYEDCPISAGATSIVIGATTGGSTACEAQAIPTLSEWGLITLAIFLMTFGTLYIGRREEILEGIGASKSGNKKSSIKAVWQRPTFNWKIFQKTLLGTGVLAAIAGLLTYAVYGSIAAVDVFGTAVAGPLFAYLTHLLWVFEAEKKEDQ; this comes from the coding sequence ATGCAAAAAACATACATAAAAATTTACCCCAATGTAGCATCTACTCCTAAAAAAGCAGAAGCAAGTAGTCAACAATCTGCAGACAACCTTCGCCAAAAATTGATGCAAGTAGCCGCTTTTGCCACTCCTTTGGTTGCCCTTGCAGGCATGCCTATGGAATATGCACAAGCTACTATTCAACCAGGAACCGTTCCTGCTCTTGCTACTGCTAATGGTTCAAATACATCTATAGGAATCGACATAGATGGCGACAGCAATCCAGAGTTTTTTCTTACCTATTATCAAAGTGCTGCTCTAGGTAGTTTTGTATATTTTCAAGGTGCAGGTCTTCGTGCAAATAAGGTGATGGGTACTTATAGTACTCTTAATATTGGTTTAGGAACTTACTTCATTAATGCAATGAGCAAACTATCCTCTGCCATCACAGTCAACTCCAGTACTATATTAAGCAGTTATGGTACTTTTGCAGCCCGTTTATTTTCATCCTCACCAAATATAGCCCCCCCCGCTTTAAATGGCTTGCCCCCATCTGCCTCAGATACAGGCGGACAATTTTTCAATCAAACAGGATATACACCCATGATCATTGAAATGTCCTCTACAGGAGAATTGCACATGGCATGGGTACAGGTATCGGTCACAGATGCGAGCAGTGTGCAACTTCTTGCCTTTGCTTACGAAGATTGTCCAATATCGGCTGGCGCAACGAGTATTGTGATTGGAGCAACTACGGGCGGATCTACGGCTTGCGAAGCCCAGGCTATTCCTACTTTATCGGAGTGGGGACTGATTACCCTGGCCATTTTCCTCATGACCTTTGGCACGCTCTATATCGGCAGAAGGGAAGAAATACTGGAAGGAATAGGAGCATCAAAATCGGGCAATAAAAAATCTTCTATCAAAGCAGTGTGGCAGCGTCCGACCTTCAATTGGAAAATTTTCCAAAAAACATTGTTGGGTACAGGTGTTTTGGCTGCTATTGCAGGTTTATTGACCTACGCTGTTTACGGCAGCATTGCAGCAGTTGATGTATTTGGTACAGCAGTGGCAGGCCCTTTGTTTGCTTATTTGACGCATTTGCTTTGGGTTTTTGAAGCAGAGAAAAAAGAGGATCAATAG
- a CDS encoding L-threonylcarbamoyladenylate synthase — MKNTPDKPTHQQVSKERNRPTWDENPMKILQNGGTILYPTDTVWGIGCDATSEEAVKKVYALKQRDESKALIILVKDEEMLRKYVTEIPSSIAVILTHATRPTTIIYPNARNLASNLIAEDGSIAIRIPQHDFCQNLLQQWQKPLVSTSANISGEPTPIHFSEISETIKNQVDYVVDSDVFDIQTPTQPSRILKIGEEGEVLVIRE; from the coding sequence ATGAAAAATACACCCGATAAACCAACCCATCAACAAGTTTCAAAAGAACGAAATAGACCAACATGGGATGAGAATCCTATGAAAATCCTCCAAAACGGTGGCACAATTCTCTATCCAACCGACACCGTTTGGGGAATCGGTTGTGATGCGACCAGCGAAGAAGCCGTAAAAAAAGTGTATGCCTTGAAACAAAGGGATGAAAGCAAAGCTTTGATAATCTTGGTAAAAGACGAAGAAATGTTGCGAAAATATGTAACCGAAATCCCTTCTTCAATTGCAGTCATACTCACCCATGCAACACGACCTACCACCATCATCTACCCGAATGCCCGCAATTTAGCCTCCAACTTAATAGCAGAAGACGGTTCTATTGCCATCCGTATTCCGCAACACGATTTTTGCCAAAACCTATTGCAGCAATGGCAAAAACCCTTGGTGTCAACTTCCGCCAATATCAGCGGAGAACCTACTCCCATTCATTTTTCTGAAATCAGTGAAACCATCAAAAACCAAGTGGATTATGTGGTGGATTCAGATGTTTTTGACATTCAAACACCTACACAACCTTCGAGGATTCTGAAGATAGGAGAGGAGGGAGAGGTTTTGGTGATTAGGGAATAA
- a CDS encoding MjaI family restriction endonuclease → MLFELNMNPAKFRATNAVWNELHLNDPWSVGYVATLIEEQTFAAKEDWQNYYYASGEKRQTGLLQLDTALQNTLQNSLLKYENPAAIYQIPLPHRQLNTQFGRTKADFEAKAKILQSHCNIELTTEEALECVRFRVICETWNGIIVRERATVQTLQKHFPKIEFKVSDGVRDYQYAIDYELFLNGKLLGAIQIKPKSYQGNQSYLQKAKNANSRKHQAYFNTYNRNVRYIFANHRGEILNTDDFLEKLKKYYEKYTR, encoded by the coding sequence ATGCTCTTCGAACTCAACATGAACCCTGCCAAATTTCGGGCAACAAACGCCGTTTGGAATGAGCTACATCTCAACGATCCGTGGAGTGTGGGCTATGTAGCTACGCTGATTGAAGAGCAAACTTTTGCAGCAAAAGAAGACTGGCAAAACTACTATTATGCTTCGGGCGAAAAACGTCAAACGGGTCTTCTTCAATTAGATACTGCACTTCAAAATACGCTGCAAAATTCTTTATTGAAGTACGAAAACCCAGCAGCCATCTACCAAATCCCCTTACCCCACCGACAACTCAATACCCAATTTGGTAGAACCAAAGCCGATTTTGAAGCCAAAGCAAAAATCCTGCAAAGCCACTGCAATATAGAACTGACCACAGAAGAAGCCCTTGAGTGTGTGCGTTTTCGGGTGATTTGTGAAACGTGGAACGGCATCATTGTGCGAGAACGTGCCACCGTCCAAACGCTGCAAAAACATTTTCCCAAAATAGAATTTAAAGTCAGCGATGGCGTTCGAGATTACCAATACGCCATTGACTACGAGTTGTTTCTAAACGGCAAACTTTTAGGAGCCATCCAAATCAAACCCAAATCGTATCAAGGCAATCAATCCTATCTCCAAAAAGCCAAAAATGCGAATAGTAGAAAACACCAAGCCTACTTCAATACCTACAATCGAAATGTACGTTATATCTTTGCCAATCACCGAGGCGAAATCCTCAATACAGATGATTTTTTGGAAAAATTGAAAAAATATTATGAAAAATACACCCGATAA
- a CDS encoding BrxA/BrxB family bacilliredoxin has translation MYPPQLTAPMKADLTDFGFEDITTAQQVDDLITKSEGTVFLVINSVCGCAAGNARPAAKAAVHYSEKKPDRIATVFAGVDTEAVNRARQYTLPYPPSSPAMAIFKDGKLVHFVQRLQIEGASAQQIAQNLLVAFDEHCELVAS, from the coding sequence ATGTATCCTCCACAATTAACGGCTCCAATGAAAGCCGATTTAACGGACTTTGGTTTTGAAGACATTACGACTGCTCAACAAGTAGATGATTTGATTACAAAATCAGAAGGAACAGTATTTTTGGTTATCAATTCGGTGTGTGGCTGTGCGGCTGGCAATGCTCGCCCTGCTGCAAAAGCGGCTGTGCATTATTCTGAAAAGAAGCCAGATAGAATTGCTACTGTTTTTGCAGGGGTTGACACAGAAGCGGTGAATCGGGCGAGACAATACACCTTACCTTATCCTCCTTCTTCTCCTGCAATGGCGATTTTCAAAGATGGTAAGTTGGTTCATTTTGTACAAAGACTTCAAATTGAAGGTGCTTCTGCTCAACAAATAGCCCAAAATTTATTGGTAGCATTTGACGAGCATTGTGAATTGGTAGCTTCATAA
- a CDS encoding IS110 family transposase, which yields MNSLIIGIDVSNKTLDIAYQEDNHWVDYQIENTMKSIEVFLQGFDEQHITFVLEPTGTYSDKLLHSLDKSNCSIKLINPQKSSAFMKVLGITAKDDKQAARALAIAGKTLDLPDFQMPNEDIQKRKKMQMALNAFEKQERQTKNQIHSLMQCLYTPDVVLEAFQDVLNTIQDNIRKIKQELDALTDIGFDKFKELACSVKGIGEKSAQLLYTYTNGFELFTNSKQLVKFVGTVPLTHQSGSSVYRKGRISKAGPAQIRTVLFNATRAAIRFNKECKELFNRLRSKGKPYKVAKVAVINKLLRQTFAVVKSGVKFQDDYHNKFKEHIE from the coding sequence ATGAATTCTCTAATTATCGGTATAGATGTAAGTAACAAGACTTTAGACATTGCTTATCAAGAAGATAACCACTGGGTTGATTATCAAATCGAAAATACAATGAAATCCATAGAGGTATTCTTACAAGGTTTTGATGAACAACATATTACTTTTGTTTTAGAACCTACTGGCACTTACAGTGATAAGTTGCTTCATTCTTTAGACAAATCCAACTGCTCTATTAAATTGATTAATCCACAAAAAAGCAGTGCTTTTATGAAAGTCTTAGGCATTACTGCAAAAGATGATAAGCAAGCAGCAAGAGCTTTAGCAATAGCTGGAAAGACACTTGATTTGCCTGATTTTCAAATGCCTAATGAGGATATTCAAAAGAGAAAAAAAATGCAAATGGCTCTTAATGCCTTTGAAAAGCAGGAACGACAGACTAAAAATCAAATTCATAGCCTTATGCAGTGTCTTTACACACCAGATGTTGTCTTAGAAGCTTTTCAAGACGTATTGAATACGATACAAGACAATATTCGAAAAATCAAACAAGAATTGGATGCCTTGACTGACATTGGTTTCGATAAATTCAAAGAACTTGCCTGTTCTGTTAAGGGTATTGGCGAAAAATCAGCCCAATTACTATACACATATACTAATGGCTTTGAATTATTTACAAATTCTAAACAATTGGTTAAGTTTGTAGGCACCGTGCCTTTGACTCATCAATCGGGTTCTTCTGTGTATCGAAAAGGACGCATTTCAAAAGCTGGTCCAGCTCAAATTAGGACAGTTCTTTTCAATGCTACAAGAGCAGCTATACGATTCAATAAAGAATGTAAAGAACTTTTCAATAGACTCCGATCAAAAGGAAAGCCATACAAGGTAGCTAAAGTTGCTGTTATCAACAAGCTGCTTAGGCAAACTTTTGCCGTCGTTAAATCAGGTGTCAAATTTCAAGATGATTATCACAATAAATTCAAAGAACATATTGAATAA
- the rpsA gene encoding 30S ribosomal protein S1, producing MAENELVNEQAEDQQESTVVTETTDDANAETVEQQTETETNTDNNDEEVVVTADAEVAEPTVETVDSGEEEDEVLSEAAHDEFDWTLGKKAEQNYQDEEYDKLFLMYDVTFKTITEHEIVTGIVEAITESDVVLDVGFKSDGLVPTSEFRDLMPDLKKGDKVEVYVLEKEDERGQLRLSRKNAKLLRAWENIVNAHENDTVVTGTVISKTKGGLIANVFGLETFLPGSQIDVKPIVDYDAYVGMTMEFKVVKINEAIKNAVVSHKALIESDLEDQRQRIISQLEKGQVLEGTVKNITDFGAFIDLGGVDGLLYITDISWGRINHPSEILENGQKLNVVVIDFDDAKKRISLGLKQLTPHPWDVLDGELTEGSVIQGKIVNIEDYGGFLEITPGVEGLIHVSEVSWSNQPVNAREYFKLGETYSAKIVTLDREDRKMSLSIKQLQADPWDSIKDTFPINSKHTGEVKNLTPYGVFVELSEGIGGMVHISDLSWTKRFNHPSEYTRVGEQLDVVILGIDQEARKLSLGHKQIEEDPWDTFETVFPKGSEHTGTIIKRDDKGGIVALPYGLEAFAPNKHLRKEDGSYAQLDETLVFRIREFDRNDKRIIVSHSDSLKAKKDAEFEEEREKQQEERKQTTERVRKVNTQADRTTLGDLSVLSDLKKQMEESEDDN from the coding sequence TTGGCTGAGAACGAATTAGTAAACGAACAAGCTGAAGATCAACAGGAATCTACTGTTGTGACAGAAACCACTGATGATGCAAATGCGGAAACTGTGGAACAGCAAACTGAAACCGAAACAAATACAGATAATAACGACGAGGAAGTTGTTGTTACAGCAGATGCAGAAGTAGCTGAACCAACTGTGGAAACGGTTGATTCAGGTGAAGAAGAAGATGAGGTATTAAGTGAGGCTGCTCACGATGAATTTGATTGGACATTAGGAAAAAAAGCCGAACAAAATTATCAAGATGAAGAGTACGACAAGCTGTTTTTGATGTATGATGTTACCTTCAAAACCATTACTGAACACGAAATTGTGACAGGAATAGTTGAAGCCATCACCGAATCAGACGTCGTATTAGATGTGGGCTTCAAATCTGACGGATTAGTGCCTACTTCAGAATTTAGAGACTTGATGCCTGATTTGAAAAAAGGTGACAAGGTAGAAGTCTATGTACTCGAAAAAGAAGATGAAAGAGGACAACTAAGGTTGTCTCGAAAAAATGCCAAATTACTTCGTGCTTGGGAAAACATTGTCAATGCTCATGAAAATGATACAGTGGTGACAGGTACGGTAATTAGCAAAACCAAAGGTGGATTGATTGCCAATGTCTTCGGATTGGAAACTTTCTTGCCTGGTTCACAAATTGATGTGAAACCGATCGTAGATTACGATGCGTATGTTGGTATGACCATGGAATTCAAAGTGGTAAAAATCAACGAAGCTATCAAAAATGCAGTTGTTTCACACAAAGCCCTTATCGAGAGTGATTTGGAAGACCAACGTCAACGAATCATTTCTCAATTGGAGAAAGGTCAAGTATTGGAAGGTACTGTCAAAAACATCACAGACTTCGGTGCTTTCATCGACTTGGGCGGTGTGGACGGTTTGCTTTACATCACCGATATCTCTTGGGGACGTATCAACCATCCTTCAGAAATATTGGAAAATGGGCAAAAATTGAATGTCGTAGTGATAGACTTTGACGATGCGAAAAAACGCATCTCCCTTGGTCTAAAACAATTGACACCTCACCCATGGGATGTATTGGATGGAGAACTTACAGAAGGTTCTGTTATCCAAGGTAAAATTGTCAATATCGAAGATTACGGTGGATTCCTTGAAATCACTCCAGGTGTAGAAGGTTTGATTCACGTATCAGAGGTATCTTGGAGCAATCAACCTGTCAATGCCCGTGAATACTTCAAGTTGGGAGAAACATACAGTGCTAAAATCGTTACTCTTGATAGAGAAGACCGAAAAATGTCACTCAGTATCAAACAACTTCAAGCAGATCCATGGGATAGCATCAAAGATACTTTCCCAATCAACAGCAAACATACTGGCGAAGTGAAAAACCTCACTCCTTATGGTGTATTTGTTGAGTTGTCAGAAGGTATTGGCGGCATGGTTCACATCTCTGACCTATCTTGGACAAAACGCTTCAATCACCCATCAGAATATACCAGAGTTGGCGAACAACTCGATGTAGTTATTCTAGGAATTGACCAAGAAGCACGCAAATTGTCACTTGGACACAAACAAATTGAAGAAGATCCATGGGATACCTTCGAAACTGTATTCCCTAAAGGTTCTGAACATACAGGTACAATCATCAAACGTGATGACAAAGGTGGCATCGTGGCTTTACCTTATGGTTTAGAGGCATTTGCTCCTAACAAACATTTGCGCAAAGAGGATGGCTCGTATGCACAGCTAGACGAAACACTTGTATTCCGCATCAGAGAATTTGATCGCAACGACAAACGAATCATCGTTTCTCATAGCGATAGTTTGAAAGCTAAGAAAGATGCAGAATTTGAGGAAGAAAGAGAGAAACAACAAGAAGAACGCAAACAAACAACTGAGCGTGTTCGCAAGGTGAATACACAAGCCGATAGGACTACCTTAGGTGATTTGTCTGTACTTTCTGATTTGAAAAAACAAATGGAAGAATCAGAAGACGATAACTAA
- a CDS encoding lytic transglycosylase domain-containing protein — protein MKKKFIAAVISVIFPLSAGTVSLDADVATLTTMEAENPTHNLADLYLIEEAKEHTDDHGVFERKVRIMARNMNVPPEWIMAVIHAESRFNPKVKNYKGSGARGLIQWMPHVYKEMGVQKLPTAAVDQLDLVEQYLCERQAEVGTYKSLTDLRLAILYPVAVGKSQNYALYSKPSLAYEQNIGLDMNKDGKVTVKDIAQKMKREYKDAFEIHLN, from the coding sequence ATGAAAAAGAAATTTATAGCAGCCGTCATTTCGGTTATTTTTCCGTTATCGGCGGGTACTGTATCTTTGGATGCAGATGTTGCTACACTCACAACAATGGAAGCTGAAAACCCTACACACAACCTTGCAGATCTTTATTTAATAGAAGAAGCGAAAGAACATACAGATGACCATGGCGTTTTTGAAAGGAAAGTGCGAATCATGGCACGCAATATGAATGTTCCTCCAGAATGGATTATGGCAGTGATTCATGCAGAATCTCGTTTTAATCCGAAAGTAAAAAACTATAAAGGTTCTGGCGCAAGAGGCCTTATTCAATGGATGCCACACGTATATAAAGAGATGGGCGTTCAGAAATTGCCCACAGCAGCCGTTGACCAATTGGATTTAGTAGAGCAGTATCTATGTGAACGACAGGCAGAGGTCGGGACATACAAAAGCTTGACAGACTTACGCTTGGCTATATTGTATCCAGTAGCAGTTGGAAAATCTCAAAACTACGCTCTTTATAGCAAACCATCTTTGGCTTATGAACAAAATATTGGTTTGGATATGAATAAGGACGGTAAAGTAACCGTCAAAGACATCGCTCAAAAAATGAAGCGTGAGTACAAAGATGCTTTTGAGATTCATTTAAATTAA